Sequence from the Cervus canadensis isolate Bull #8, Minnesota chromosome 3, ASM1932006v1, whole genome shotgun sequence genome:
AACTTGTAAGTTAGTAATAGTACTTTGAACCTCCCAGAGACCCTAAAGTTGTCACCCAATGTCATTCTTCTGCAGTCGTACGGGTAATTCAGGGTTAATTCAGGTTATCTCATATTTCTCTTGGCTCTTTTAGTGTCCTGCtattagaaagcagaaataagCTGATTGCAAAGTAGTTACTTTCTGAGTTTTTAATCTTGTTGAGTTCTCAGTGGATATTCAGTGCAACCATAAACCTTTGCATGTATCGTTTCTTCTGAAATAGCATACTAGAAAATTTGAAGAATTATCTAATAGATAGTTAAATCATTTTGTTTGATGGTGTCATGTTTGAAGTGCAACCTGAAGGGGTCCTTAAGATTGAAATAATTATCTGAGTCCTTTAACAAATAATTGTTGTGGTAAGTTTCTAAAAGTAAAatcatagattttaaaatttactttatgaTAAATATTGGTCAGCATTTCAGTTTTACAGTTTTGACTAGAAAGGTCCAGAATTGGTTTGCTACAGAGATTGTATGTTTGATCATCAAAGTAACTTAATGGAGGGAAAAGTACAGGGAGAGTGATGGATCAactttagtggctgagtaattttAATACAGTTAAACTGCTAATAAGTTTATTAGTGAAACAGTGTTGAGACTAAGATTTTATAGCATTTTAGAAGTAACCGGTAAAAAGATGTGGAGGATTTTAGGCAGGTGGTAATGGTTGCTATTATTGGATACTGGTGCTTTTCAAATTAGAGGTAATAATGACATCTCTCATTTTGTTTGAGTTGACTAGCTTTCCACTATTCCAGACCTATCTGCTACATTTAAGCTGAGTTGAATATCTCATCATTGCGCGTTGTTGAAAAACTGGATATTGGAATAAAAATGGGttaggtgaattccttaccatcTCTGGAAAAATTTTTGTTGATGGCGACCTAGTCATACAGTCCTAGCATAGGATAAGTAGAACAAATCTCCAGTTTTGTTTGGATAAACTGAAGAGTTTTTAAGCCAGAGACAGTTACCATTTAGATACACGCAAGTCAGATTTTAAACTGGGTATCCAaacaaagtttatttctcacttagtcattattttttttaagaaagatataTGTGAAAGgtaaattacataaaattaacagtgaaatattttttcttctttttagatcACTGTAAACAAATTCCACCAGAGGAAGTGCTGAAATAGGAGTTACAGATACATTGGATTtgctggatgaaatacaagcaGTTAATTTTCATAACGTGGGGAGAAAGCCCAGATTGACAGATTAATGTGTAAATCACTGCGTTACTGCTTTAGTCATTGTCTCTATTTAGCAATGACAAGACTGGAAGAAGTAAACAGAGAAGTGAACATGCATTCTTCAGTGCGTTACCTTGGCTATTTAGCCAGAATCAATTTATTGGTTGCTATATGCTTAGGTCTTTATGTAAGATGGGAAAAAACAGCAAATTCCTTaattttggtcatttttattcTTGGTCTTTTTGTTCTCGGAATTGCCAGCAtactctattattatttttcaatggaAGCAGCAAGTTTAAGTCTCTCCAATCTTTGGTTTGGATTCTTGCTTGGCCTCCTGTGTTTTCTTGATaattcatcctttaaaaatgatGTCAAAGAAGAATCAACCAAATATTTGCTTCTAACTTCCATAGTATTAAGGATATTATGCTCTTTGGTGGAGAGAATTTCTGGTTATGTCCGTCATCGGCCCACCTTACTAACCACAGTTGAATTTCTGGAACTTGTTGGATTTGCCATCGCCAGCACAACTATGTTGGTGGAAAAGTCTCTGAGTGTCATTTTACTTGTTGTAGCTTTGGCCATGCTGATCATCGACCTGAGAATGAAGTCTTTTCTAGCTATTCCAAACTTAGTTATTTTCGCAGTCTTGCTGTTTTTCTCCTCATTGGAAACTCCCAAAAATCCAGTTGCCTTTGCATGTTTTTTTATTTGCCTGATAACCGATCCTTTCCTTGACATTTATTTTAGTGGACTTTCAGTGACTGAAAGGTGGAAACCCTTTTTGTACCGTGGAAGAATTTGCAGAAGACTTTCAGTTGTTTTCACTGGGATGATCGAGCttacatttttcattctttcagcaTTTAAACTTAGAGACACTCATCTCTGGTATTTTGTAATACCAGGCTTTTccatttttggaattttctggatgATTtgccatattatttttcttttaactctttgGGGATTCCATACCAAACTAAGTGACTGCCATAAGGTGTGTTTTACCCACAGAGTAGATAACAATAGCCTTGACAGAATCATGGCATCCAAAGGGATGCGTCATTTTTGCTTAATTTCAGAGCAGTTagtttttttcagtcttcttgcAACAGCAATTTTGGGAGCAGTTTCCTGGCAGGTAAGCTTACAGTTTGTTTATTATGTCAATGCCTATGATATGTGATTAAATGTTTGCTTCAAGAGTTGAATTATTAGAACCGAAAGGTCAAGCTCATAATTTCAGAAGTAGATGTCAAGGGTGGGGCACTTATtagttttctttctggaattgagtACTGAATGAATATTGACAGGATAATTTCATTTGCCTTCTAGCAAGAGGTATGAAAATATTAGGAATACTCAGCATGTGATATGCCTCCTATCTTCTGACTGTTGATTAATGAAACACTTCATGGGTTAAAGACTCTTAGAATATTAACATTTGAAGCATATTTAGAgattgttctttaattttttcactttacacatgaagaaaccaaaaatcagaaaacatatCCAGAGTCACTGGTACTAGCCAGAACGAGGTTGCCTAGCTTCTGTCTAGCCCATTGGTCTCCTCATTTCCCTAAAGGTTTTATATAGAAGTTGATTAGATATGTAATAacatatcattcttttttttaaaggatttttttatttatctggctgcactggatcttagttgtggcatgttggatcttcagtcttcgttgagacatgcagaatctttagttgtggtgtttggactcttagttgcggcatgcaggatctagttttctgaacagggatcgaacccaggctgcctgcattgggagggagcacagagcctcagcccctggaccaccagggaagtccccatatcaAATTCTTAACTTCAGATTAGAGCCTCtcctaagaaaggaaaaattagttTTACAATACATTTGCCtacaatatgttttaaaaaaatcttttgtagACAAAGACATTCAAATTAAATGGTTGGAGTTTATATCTGTAGTTTATATCAGCCTTCCGTTCTCTGAACATTTATTGACTGTTCTATATAACAggtcgctggagaaggaaatggcaacccactccagtattcttgcctggaaaatcccatagcaTACTGAGGCTGAAGATCTCAAGATGAATGAAAATTTCCTCTGTCATTAAAGAAGGCAGTCTCTAATGGGAGGCAGAAGAGGCAGGCATGTAAACCAGTAATTATTATAACACTTTGAAAAATAGTATAATTTGAATACATCAGGTTGGGATGTAGGGCAAAAATGAAGGTGAATTTTGCTTGGTGCAGTTCTCTGCTTTGCACTAGTTAGTTGCAATGGAGTGATTTCTAGATACGAGTGTTTGAAGAGAAGATGTGGAGACTTGGCTGGGCATGGTGCGTTTTATTAGTCATTGCGGGCTAGGGCACAGAACCTGTGTGGGAGTCAAtcagatgatttaaaaaacaaacaactgttTGCCAGTGCTCGGGACTGTCAGAACGATGCTGGTGGGTGAGAACTCGACCAAGAGTTCTCCTTTCACTTCCTCTTCTCTGTCCTTGCTGCTTGCTCCTTTCCCACCcctacttttttttcatttccaaatcAGCCTCATtcgtttttgacacctttccagaTCATCAAATCCTGTTAACCAAATATTTTGTTAAGTCACtaaattcttcttttcttataCAAGTGGTCTTAAACATGGTATGTGTACTACTGGAGGTGTATAGAAGCTTTCCATTGAGTATGTCAGCAAAGATAATTTTAAGACAATCAGTTTCCAGATTCTTACCTTCCATTCTCCTTTCTTAAAGTTGATCTACTTGAGAATGCCCCTCAATGTAGATGTGGAGTGGTtacttattgtggttttaatttgcatttaatcaaatttaaatgcatttaaaCTGTCTCTAATGACTGatgatgttgagtgtcttttaatgtgtgtgttagtcattcatttACCTTTGCTGACGTAtctgtttaaatctttttttgATCTAAATTGGGTTTTGTGTCTTATGATTAAATTTtaagggttttaaaaatattcttactaGAAGCCTTTTATCAGGTATATGATTTTGaaatgggtcgggaagatccctgaagaaggaaatggcaacccactccagtacttttgcctggaaaatcccatggacagaggagcctggtacgctatagtccatggggttgcagagttggacatgactgaatgacttcactttcacttttctcctcctATGTGgcttatctcttttaaaaattttaattaatttatttcttttctatttggctgcaatgggtcttTGTTACTTTGTCTTTATTGCTTTGCATGGACTTTCtcagttgtggtgagtgggggccacCCTTCATTGTGGTGCTTGGGCCCCTCATTGCGGTGGCCCCTCTTactgcagagcgcaggctctaggcgcacaggcttagtagctggGGCTCGTGGGGTCCGGAAcgcaggctctaggtgcacaggctcagtagttggggctcgtGGGCTCCggcacacaggctctaggcgcacaggctcagtagctggggctcgtgggctccggagcacaggctctaggcgcacaggctcagtagctagGCTCGTGGGCTCCGGAgcgcaggctcagcagctgtggggctcgggctcagctgctccatgcCATGGGGGCTCTTCCCGATGAGGGACTGAGCCTGTGTCCTCTGCAGTGATTCCCAGGTGGACTCTTAGCCGGTGTGCACCAGggaggtctttttttctttttttaaatgatctcttTTGAAGAGTGCAAACTGTTAACTTTATGAATCCAATTtgtcaactttttcttttatgtactGCAGTTTTGGGATCATATCTAAGGAAATGTTCCTCaggcctgggtcacaaagatttttctcctatagttttctttattttatcattttagcttttacatttaggttGTATGATCCATTTTGTTATTGTATGAggtgaggaatttttttttctttttttttaaatttatttattattttactttacaatattgtattggttttgccatacattgagttgaatcctccatgggtgtacatgtgttcccgatcgtgaatccccctcccacctccctccccatcccatccctctatgGCTTTGTAATTGCTCcagcaccatttgctgaaaagactatcctttctcttGTTGAATTGCCTTGGCACCTTTGTCCAAAAACAGTTTCTGAGCTCTCtttgttccattgttctatatATCTCATACTTAAAGCAGTacaagatattttctaattttccttgaaatttcttctttgatctatgTTGAAGTTAAAAGTTTGTTGTGTGATACTGTAATCTTTGGGGGATTTCCCACAttttttctattcagttcagttcagtcgctcagtcgtgtctgactctgcagccccatgaaccgcagcacaccaggccttcctgtccattaccaactcccagattccacccaaacccatgtccattgagttgatgataccatccgaccatcttatcctctgtcatccccttctccttctgccctcaatctttcccagcatcagggtcttttcaaatgagtcagctgttcgtatcaggtggccaaagtattggagtttcagcgtcaacatcagtccttccagtgaacacccaggactgattttttcTATTATTGATTTCCAATATAAGTCCAGGTGACTGGAGAACATAGTTTctatgattttagtgtttttctaaaaCTTGTTTTGTAGTCTATCGTGTGTTATATTctggagaatgtgtgtgtgtgcttagtcgctaagttaggTCTGActcttggaaccccatggactgtagcccgtcctGCTCTGTGTCCgtgggaatttcccaggcaagaatacttgagtggggttgccctttccttctccaggggctcttcccagcccagagatgaaacccgcatctcctttgtctcctgcattgcaggcagattctttacccactgagccatcagggaagctcccttCTGGAGAATACATCATGTTTAATTAAGAAGAATaagttgctgctgttgttgacTAAAGCATTCTATAAATATCAGCCAGGTTAAgttggttggtggtggtggtcatgTATTTATgtctttgctgattttctgtttcattctgaGACAGTGATACTGAAAATCTCTGTTAAATTACTAGATTGTGTGTTTCtcaattttgtcattttcttgcCTTAGGTATTTTGGGGCTCTGGTTTTTTTGAGGTGTATATACATCTTTAATTATACTTTCTTATGTGTTGATCTTTTTATCTTCAGGTAAGCAGCATAGTTGAATAGTTAAAAAAGAGACCTAATAGCTTGCAAAATGTAACATTATCTAGCTTTTTACAGAATTTGCCAACTCTTGTTTTaggccagtgcttctcaaactttgatATACGTAGGAATCATgtggagatcttgttaaaattcTAAAGACTAGAATTAAGTAATTTGGGAGGAGAGCCTAAAACTCTGCAGACCATCTGAAAATCTTAAAAGTGATGTAGATAGAAGTAAACCCATTGAGTAGCAAGGTATTAATTTAGCTATTCAAGACTAATATGTATCTATCAAAATTGGTATTTATTCCTTTTGGCCGCGCTGGGTCTTACTTGCTATGcatggcctttctctagttgctgcaagtgggggctactctctagttgccgtgcactggcttctcattgtggtggcttctgttgttgcagaggATGGGTTCTAGGGCATGTGGGTTTCAGCAGTTATGGTGCGCTGGCTTAGTGGCCctctggcatgtggaatcctcccagacgaGGGGTCGgaatgtgtctcctgcactgatggGCGGACTCTccactactggaccaccaggaagtcctctaTCGGGTTGTGTATGCATTAGTTGCTATTTGATAACTTCTGCCGTCATGCAGGCATTGTGTTTTTGATGcggttaacttttttttaaattggagtatagttgatttacagtgttgttagtgtcaggtgtactgcaaagttattcagtttatacacacacacacacacacacacacacacacataatctttttcagattcttttcccacataggttattacagaattcTGACcttagttccctttgctatatagtaggtccttgttgtttaacTGTTTTTCCTATACTGGTTTATGTATGTTACTCCCAGATTCCTCACtgatccctccctccctccctccctttcccctttggtaaccataagtttgtttcctaggtctgtgagtctgcttctgtcttgtaaataagttcattccataattttttaagattacacatataagtgataccatatttgtctttctctgatttccttCCCTTAATGTGATCATCTCtgtgtccatccatgttactgcaagtggcattattcaatttctttttatggctgagtagtattccattgtatatatgtgccatattttctttatccattcatctgttgatggacatttaggttggttccatgtcaTGGTtagtgtaaatagtgctgtggtgaacattggggtacatatatcttatcaagttatgattttctctggatttaTCTCCAGGAGTGGGGtttctgaatcatatggtagttctcttttcagtttttttagacTATCATCAGTAAGTCTACAATAATAAATACTGGCGACGGTGTGGAAAAAGGGAAACTTCTAACGTCATTgatggaatgtaaattggcatagccactgtggagaacagtgagatgcaattaacattttaaatttaactttaatcTTTTGTGCTCTACTCAGTATTCTATGAGATTATCTTAAattctttcaattcagttcagtcgctcagttatttccgactcttggtgaccccatggactgcaacacaccaggcctccctgtccatcaccaactcctggagtttacacaaaacatgtccatctagtcggtggtgtcatccatctcatcctctctcgtccgcttctcctcctgccctcaatctttcccagcatcagggtattttcaaatgagtgagctcttctcatcatgtggccaaatattggagtctcagcttcaacatcagcccttccagtaaacacccaggacagatctcctttaggatggactgattggatctccttgctgtccaaggaactctcaagaatcttctccaacaccacagttcaaaagcatcaattcttcgatgctcagctttcgttatagtccagctctcacatccatacatgactgctggaaaaaccatagccttgaataggtggacctttgttggcaaagtcatgtctctctttttaatatgctatctaggttcatcataactttccttccaaggggtaaacgtcttttaacttcatggctgcagtcaccatctgcagtgattttggagcccccaaaaataaagtcagccaacaGTTTCCAATGTATCCCCacctatttgacatgaagtgatgggaccggatgccatgatcttagttttcttaatgctgagctttaagtcaactttttcactctcctctctcactttcatcaagaggctttttagttcctcttcactttctgccataagggtggtgtcatctgcatatctgaggttattgatatttctgccagcagtcttgattccagcttgtgcttcctccagtcctgCGTtcctcataatgtactctgcatataagttaaataagcagggtgacaatatacagccttgacgtactcgttttcctatttggaaccagtctgttgttccatgtccagttctaactgttgcttcctgacctgcatataggtttctcaagaggcaggtcaggtggtctggtattcccatctcttgaagaactttccacagtttattgtgatccacacagtcaaaggctttggcatagtcaataaagcagaaatagatgtttttctggaactcccttgctttgtcaatgatccagcggatgttggcaatttgatctctggttcctctgtcttttctaaaaccagcttgaacatctggaagttcacggttcatgtattgctgaagcctggcgtggagaattttgagcattactttgctggcgtgtgagatgagtgcaattgtgtggtagtttgagcattctttggcattgcctttcttagggattggaatgaaaactgaccttttccagtcctgtggccactgcagagttttccaaatttgctggcatattgagtgcagcactttcacagcatcatctttcaggacttgaaatcgctcaactggaattccatcacctccactagctttgttcataatgatgcttcctaaagcccacttgacttcacattccaggatgtctggctctaggtgaatgatcacaccattgtgattatctgggtcatgaagatcttttttgtacagttcttctgtgtattcttgccacctcttcttaatatcttctgcttcggttaggtccataccatcctttattgtgcccatctttgcatgaaatattcccttggtatctctgattttcctgaagagatctctagtctttcccattctgttattttcctctatttctttgcactgatcaccgatgaaggctttcttatctctcctcgctgttctttggaactctgcattcaaatgagaatatctttccttttctcctttgcttttcgcttctcttcttttctcagctatttgtaaggcctcctcagacagccattttgcgtttttgcatttctttttcttggggatggtcttgatccctgtctcctgtacagtgtcacgaacctccatccatagtccatcaggcactctgtctatcagatctcgtccattaaatctgtttctcacttccactgtatattcataagggatttgatttaggtcatacctgaatggtctagtggttttccctactttcttcagtttaagtctgaatttggcaataaggagttcatgatctgagccacagtcagctcccggacttgtttttgctgactgtatagagcttctccatctttggcttcaaagaatataatcaatctaatttcagtgttggccatctggtgatgtccatctgtagagtcttctcttgtgttgttggaagagggtgtttcctatgaccagtgtgtttcttggcaaaactctattagcctttgccccgcgtcattctgtactccaaggccaaatttgcctgttactctgggtgtttcttgacttcctacttttgcattccagtcccctataatgaaaaggacatcttttttaggtgttagttctagcaggtcttgtaggtcttcatagaaccattcaacttcagcttcttcagagtttCTGGTCatggcatagacttagattaccgtgatattgaatggtttgccttggaagcaaacagagatcattctgtcatttttgagattgcatccaggtactgcatttcagactctcttgttgactatgatggctactccatttcttctaagggattcctgcctatagtagtagatgtaatggtcatttgagttaaatcaCCCATTCTACTccgttttagttcgctgattcctagaatgtcaacattcactcttgccatctcctgtttgaccagttccaatttgcttgattcatggacctaacattccaggttcctatgcaatattgctctttacagcattgaaccttgcttctatcaccaatcccatccacaactgggtattgtttttgctttggctccatcccttcattctttctggagttatttctccactgatctccagtagcatattgggcacctaccgacctggggagttcctctttcagtgtcctatctttttgccttttcatactgttcatggggttctcaaggcaagaatactgaagtggtttggcattcccttctccagtggaccacattttgtcagaactgtccaccatgacccagctgtcttgggtggccccacacggcatggcttagtttcattgagttggacaagactgtggtcctgtgatcagattggctagttttctgtggtcctggtttcagtctgtctgcctctgatgccctctctcagtgtcTGCTGTCTTACTggtgtttctcttaccttggacgtggggtatctcctcacggcttCTGCTCCTGACTTTGGATGTggagtatctcctcacagctgcttGCTGCTCTTTTTTCGATTAGATTTTTCTCAAACTGCTTTTGCTTAATATTCCTAAATGATATAGATACTAATTAAGTTAAaagtcactccatcgtgtctgactctgtggccccatgaactgtagtatgccaggctcctctgtccacggaattctccaggttagaatccTGTAGTGGGTATgtctttcgcttctccagggtatcttcccaacccagggattgaacccaggtctcccccattgcaggcgaattctttactgtctgaagcaccagggaagctttttaataatataatctaaacccattttttcatatttctgtgaGAGTAATACTAAAgtgtaaaattaattttctcctcTGTCCCATTAAAATGTCCTTCAGTGGATGAATTTCCACTGAAAAACAGTTTCACTGATTGAGCGGGGGCAAGCCAGGTAAAAATGAGAAACTAAAGTCTTTAGAGTAGATCAGTTAGTCAGCCACAGGTAGGATCAGTGAAAGCAGAGGTAACACTAAAATCTGGAAGACTAGCTAGGATCAAGAGATAAAGACCTGGACTAAGGTGACAGAGAAAAATTCCTGTGGTAAGGATATGACTGATAGAAGTATCAAGGGAAAAACAGATCTTGTTTAAAAGTAAAACTTAAGGAGAATTTGAAATAAGCTGATGAAATGTAGAGATGACTGTTCTGACAGTGGATAGTCAATGTTAAAAAATTGTTGACAGAATGAAGGGAGCAGATTGGAATTTAGAGTAATTGATTTTATTGAGTTGATCACCCAGTGGGCATTTGTTATTAACAAAACATTTTAGAATAGGTTTTGTATTTTTAGACAGTCAAATCTATTTCTATCTCATTTTACTACCAGAATAGTAAAACCAAACAGACATAAACATGAGACTAATCCAGTGGAGCACAATTGACTTAATTCCCCAAATGGACTTagccattttttcctcattttaaggTTTTTTGCATGTCAGTAGTTtggggttattttatttttatccaacttaatagcaatttttttttaataaggaaaatttGCATAGAGTAATATTCACCCTTTTTTGT
This genomic interval carries:
- the TMEM168 gene encoding transmembrane protein 168, which gives rise to MCKSLRYCFSHCLYLAMTRLEEVNREVNMHSSVRYLGYLARINLLVAICLGLYVRWEKTANSLILVIFILGLFVLGIASILYYYFSMEAASLSLSNLWFGFLLGLLCFLDNSSFKNDVKEESTKYLLLTSIVLRILCSLVERISGYVRHRPTLLTTVEFLELVGFAIASTTMLVEKSLSVILLVVALAMLIIDLRMKSFLAIPNLVIFAVLLFFSSLETPKNPVAFACFFICLITDPFLDIYFSGLSVTERWKPFLYRGRICRRLSVVFTGMIELTFFILSAFKLRDTHLWYFVIPGFSIFGIFWMICHIIFLLTLWGFHTKLSDCHKVCFTHRVDNNSLDRIMASKGMRHFCLISEQLVFFSLLATAILGAVSWQPTNGIFLSMFLIVLPLESMAHGLFHELGSCLGGTSVGYAIVIPTNFCSPDGQPTLLPPEHVQELNLRSTGMLNAIQRFFAYHMIETYGCDYSTSGLSFDTLHSKLKAFLELRTVDGPRHDTYVLYYSGHTHGTGEWALAGGDILRLDTLLEWWREKNGSFCSRLIIILDSENSTPWVKEVRKINDQYIAVQGAEMTKTIDIEEADPPQLGDFTKDWVEYNCNTTNNICWTEKGRTVKAVYGVSKRWSDYTLHLPTGSDVAKHWMLHFPRITYPLVHLANWLCGLNLFWICKTCFRCLKRLKMSWFLPAVLDTGQGFKLVKS